Proteins from a single region of Amycolatopsis sp. CA-230715:
- a CDS encoding MFS transporter, with amino-acid sequence MAAPDEPAVTGPRGSVGELCDTMRLSRAHVIAGSVLFFTFVIEAWEQVGLIYVSTPIADEFGVGKTELGWSLSAVAFGMVPGALLWGVVIDRLGRRRVTVFSLLLYSALALAAGLSPAFWPFLVLRFLSGMAFGGVYSVTFPYFLELLPTRWRGQGAVALSIGFPVGTLLCIAVSQTLGAVSWRAVAIVAALAGLWALAVLRWVPESPYWLADRGRHDEAASVLRRLGGSVAPGTRFAVDETKRRGNVRALFRGGIRHRFLLLLLVSFTFSWGYWGLQTWLPVLLQGRGMSGTDAVWFVAVTQVVSVPGYLLAAWLTRRHGRKRVFLWFAFASAAGGVLFGVATGSGQMYAGNLVLAFFSLGAWGIWNTWSGEVLPTSLRGLGYAWVTSAILLANTVSVPVIGAMMDHGVASSLTIGSIMAFLVVALVAVLPLPETEGRALD; translated from the coding sequence ACCGGACCGCGCGGGTCCGTCGGCGAACTGTGCGACACCATGCGGCTGAGCAGGGCGCACGTCATCGCGGGCTCGGTGCTGTTCTTCACCTTCGTCATCGAGGCGTGGGAGCAGGTCGGTCTCATCTACGTCTCGACTCCGATCGCCGATGAGTTCGGCGTCGGCAAGACCGAGCTCGGGTGGTCGTTGTCCGCGGTCGCGTTCGGCATGGTGCCCGGCGCGCTGCTGTGGGGCGTGGTCATCGACCGGCTCGGCCGCCGCCGCGTGACCGTGTTCAGCCTCCTGCTCTACTCGGCGCTCGCACTGGCGGCCGGGTTGTCGCCCGCGTTCTGGCCCTTCCTCGTGCTGCGCTTCCTGTCCGGGATGGCCTTCGGCGGCGTCTATTCGGTGACCTTCCCGTACTTCCTCGAACTGCTCCCGACGCGGTGGCGCGGGCAGGGCGCGGTCGCGCTGTCGATCGGGTTCCCGGTCGGGACGCTGCTGTGCATCGCGGTCAGCCAGACGCTCGGCGCGGTGAGCTGGCGTGCGGTGGCGATCGTCGCGGCGCTCGCCGGGCTGTGGGCGCTCGCCGTGCTCCGGTGGGTGCCGGAGTCGCCGTACTGGCTCGCCGACCGCGGCCGCCACGACGAAGCCGCGAGCGTGCTGCGGCGGCTCGGCGGATCGGTGGCGCCGGGCACCCGGTTCGCGGTCGACGAGACCAAGCGGCGGGGGAACGTGCGCGCCCTGTTCCGCGGCGGGATCCGGCACCGGTTCCTGTTGCTGCTCCTGGTTTCCTTCACGTTCAGCTGGGGGTACTGGGGCCTGCAGACCTGGTTGCCGGTGCTGCTGCAGGGCAGGGGGATGAGCGGGACGGACGCGGTGTGGTTCGTCGCCGTCACCCAGGTCGTGTCCGTGCCGGGGTACCTGCTCGCGGCGTGGCTGACCCGGCGCCACGGCCGCAAGCGCGTCTTCCTGTGGTTCGCGTTCGCTTCGGCCGCGGGCGGCGTGCTCTTCGGCGTGGCCACCGGCAGCGGTCAGATGTACGCGGGCAATCTCGTGCTGGCCTTCTTTTCCCTTGGTGCGTGGGGGATCTGGAACACCTGGTCCGGCGAGGTGCTGCCGACGAGCCTGCGCGGCCTCGGCTACGCATGGGTCACTTCGGCGATCCTGCTGGCCAACACCGTTTCGGTCCCGGTCATCGGCGCGATGATGGACCACGGTGTGGCGTCCTCCCTCACGATCGGCTCGATCATGGCGTTCCTCGTCGTCGCGTTGGTCGCCGTGCTCCCGCTCCCCGAAACCGAAGGCCGCGCGCTCGACTGA